The following proteins are co-located in the Maridesulfovibrio sp. genome:
- a CDS encoding KilA-N domain-containing protein, which translates to MDNRAATINGVEIRFDGELVNLTSLWKAAGGDERNKPVKWLTNEGAKDFISSLAKEFKSQKSDLLKITKGRYGGTFGHWQIALAYAKYLSPEFHIAANKIIKRYIEEEIDPSKAIDRAVNRYRRMGMTDAQIEARLKGTVSRNSLTSTVARVLDDPGQHDYSRFTNQMYFLLFGKDAKQLSKERGVKIARDGMTETELRVVDACEALLKDRLAAEGYVDRKELAQAVRTIAGPFGMVLNHGEAA; encoded by the coding sequence ATGGATAACAGAGCAGCAACTATCAACGGCGTTGAGATTCGTTTCGATGGAGAACTGGTGAACCTGACCTCGCTGTGGAAAGCCGCTGGTGGTGACGAACGTAACAAGCCTGTTAAGTGGCTCACTAACGAAGGGGCCAAGGACTTCATATCTTCCCTGGCGAAGGAGTTTAAAAGTCAGAAATCTGACCTTTTGAAAATCACCAAGGGACGCTATGGCGGCACCTTCGGTCACTGGCAGATCGCGCTGGCCTACGCCAAGTATCTCTCCCCTGAGTTCCACATCGCTGCCAACAAAATCATCAAGCGATACATCGAGGAGGAGATCGACCCGTCCAAAGCGATTGACCGTGCCGTGAATCGGTATCGCCGCATGGGTATGACCGATGCTCAGATCGAAGCACGTCTCAAAGGAACCGTGTCCCGTAACAGTCTCACATCCACTGTGGCTCGTGTTCTCGACGACCCTGGTCAGCATGACTATTCCCGCTTCACCAACCAGATGTACTTCCTTCTGTTTGGTAAAGACGCCAAGCAGCTCAGTAAGGAGCGCGGCGTGAAGATCGCCAGGGATGGCATGACCGAGACCGAGCTGCGTGTGGTCGATGCGTGTGAAGCATTGCTCAAAGATCGTCTCGCAGCGGAGGGCTATGTTGACCGTAAGGAACTGGCCCAGGCTGTCAGGACTATCGCTGGTCCCTTCGGTATGGTCTTGAACCATGGGGAGGCCGCCTAA